The Flavobacteriales bacterium genome contains the following window.
TTCCATTTCCGCTACGTTGTCCCACAACTGGCAACCCGGCACCAGGCAACCGAAGCTGTCCACGCGGATCACCCAAAGATCCTGTTCGCCATCGAACACAACCCCGCAAGCCACGAAGCCGCCGTCATCGGCCGGTATCACATCGCGCAGCTCGTGCCAATCGATGAAGAGGCTATCGGTGCTGGGGTGCGTGTACTCGCGCTGCCAAATGCTGTCGCCGTTGGCAGCTATGCGCAAGAGCGTGCCGTGGGGGTAGTTGAGGCCCATGATGGTACCACAGGCGATGAAGCCGCTATCGGGAAGCGCTTTGATACCTGCCAGTTGATTGATGAACCGGATGGGGCCGTACTTCCGGTCCCATAGCAACTGACCGTTGGCATCCAACCGCCTGATGCAGTGCCGCGTGTATTCCGATGCACCCAGCATGTACTCCGTGTAGGTGGTCGCGTACACCACGCCGTTGTCCAGTGTGGCTGCGACTTGCGCAGAGCCATCGTCGTTGGCGGATCCGCGCGCATCGGACCAGAGCACGTTGCCTTGCGGATCGGTTTTGATGACGTAGTCGTCCCGATCGGGGCCCGGCGAGCCGAAGGTCTCACCGCCCAAGTAGATGGATCCATCGGCTGCTACCGCAATGTTGCGGCAACGGTCGTGGGCTGCTCCGCCGTACTCCTGCGACCACAACACGTTACCAGCGGCATCGAGCTTGGCCAAAAAGAACTGGCTGAGTTGACCGGGAGGGACAACCTCACCGACAGCCAGGATGCTACCATCGTTCAGCGCGTGAGCGGCATACCCAATTGATTGCCAGGCCGAGTCCGTGTAAATCCTTGCGGTCCATAGGGAGTCGCGAGCAGCGCTAAACCGCCATACAACATCATGAATGGCCTGTGCGCTATCCAACGCGCCGCAGAACACATACCCACCACCGAGCGTCCGGTCGCTGCTGTTCATCCAGCCGTTGTTGTAGCTGGCACTGTCATTCCCGAAGGAGCGTTCCCCCAGCAACGCACCAGCGGTATCGAAGAGTGTCAGCCCTATCCTGAGCTTGATCGAAACACCGTTCGAGGCGAACTGGAACACCACAAACCCGGTATCTGCCCGCTCCAACGACCACCCTATCTCCGACTGCTCGTGCGCACCGAAATCATTGCGCACGTTGAAGTGTTGCGCAGCCAAGGGCTGCGCAACACTTGCAACACATGCAAGAAGCAGATTACGCATGACGGTTCAGCGCGAAATGGCTACCGTCGTGCTCTTGGCCTTGCCCTGGGCATCCCAAAGCACCACGCGGTAGGTACCCTGCGACCAGTCCTGCACCGATAGTTCGAAGAGCTGTAGACCTGGTTGCAACGGCCGCTCCACGACCACACGGCCTTGGGCATCGTAGATGACCAACCGGCCTGCGGCTTCCGGTGTTCCGCTCAAAGCCGTAATGCGCAGCAGGTCCGAAGCAGGATTGGGGAAGGCATCGAGCATTCCGTCCGCACTGGACCCTTCCTGGCCGTTTAACCTTCGCGGGCTGCGATTGCCGGGCAGGATGATGGGTTCCTCGAACATGCTGCCCAAGTATTGGCCCAAGAGCGAACGCGCCATCATGGCCGCCCGGCCGTTGCCCGCAGCTATCGTTTCCAGTGTACCGCTCTGCGCAGCAACTGTCTGGGCCGCATCCCCGGGGTTCTGCGCAACATCGCGTACCGCTTCCCATACGGTCACTTCATCTGCCGTAAGCTCGGGTTCCGGGTCTTGAAGCATGGCGTCGGCTGCTGCCCAATCCTTCTGGGCTAGCAGTATGGCCACCCTGCTGTTGGCATTGCCCGGCAAGTCGGGGGCCCCAACCACATGCCATACACTATCCAAGGGGTTGCCCACCGTGTCGCGTTCCAAGTAGAGCCGAATGGCGTCGTAGCGTGGGCCTTCCAACGCCAAGCGGTAGCCGCTCAGTTCAGCCTCCAGCATGCTCTTGTTGCTCAAACCACCATTCTGCTGGGCCAGTACCAGGTTCTGGTAATAGGCGCTCACATCGCTGCGCTCGAGGGCTATCTGTACATCAGGGGTTAGCGGATCATTGGCCAGCAACACCTGTGAAATGTGCAAGTCATTCATGGCGGGTTCGCGCTCAATGGCGGCTATCATCACATCATCCGACAAGGCAGGGGAGGCGGCTAAGAGTTGCGTGCGCAGGTCGAAGGAGGTCGTGGACGAATGGCTGATCAGGTCCAGTAGATACTGAGTATTGCCAGCGTTTACCTCACCATCGTAGAGCGCCTTCAGGGCGATGTACTGCTGTTTGATGAGCGCGAACTTCTGCGCCTGTGCCACAGGATCGTGCTCAATGCTCCGATCGGAGGGGCAAGTACTCGTTTCATCATCACCACTGATGAAGAACGAGTTGACCTCGAAAAGAGTGACGAACGTTGGGGTGGAACAAGCTGGCTCGCAGAAGTCATCCACATGGTGGATGTACGTGAAACCACTTGGGGCATCGTTCTCCACGTAGATGTCCGATTCATCTGCCGCTGTGCATTCCGGGTAGAACTGGTTACCCGCTGGCTGGCCTTGGAAAATGTCTCCCTGGAAAGGCGCCACCTCGCCCTGGTCCGTGACGGCTATGTCGAATTCGCACTCGGCATTGCCCCCGTACGTGTTGCACAGGAACTGCAAGCCGTTGAGGATGTTCTCGTCCCGGTTGTCGCGCTGGAGCAAGCTGCCCACCAGCACGCCATCGAAGGTGTTGCGGTAGAACTGGTTGGCACCGATATCGATGTTGCGCGTGGCAATGCCCACGTTGCCTTCGGGGTTCACACCCGAGAACGAGTTCTCCTCCACCTCGAAGCCTTCGCAGCCGAACAGGTAAAGACCGTAGGGTGTGGGGTACAACGGGTCAGTGAAAGGCCATACGCCCGGCCCATCCGTGACATTGAAGGTGTTGCCAGTGACCTCAGCGAAGTTGACGCCCATGAGCGCAATACCACGGTCAGTCTCCGAGAAGGTGTTGCCCCTGATGTAGCACGGATTGATGCCACTGGCATCGCTGGCACGGATGCCGCTCGCCACGTGGACGAAATCGGAGCTGGTCACGGTGAAGCGCGTATCGAACGCACGGATGGCCGTGGGCCCCGGCACGCCATGGTCCAGGTTCTCCTCGCACTGGAAGGTGCAGTTGTTGAACTGCACGCCGCTGACGTCCTCCAACATCACCATGATGTTGTAGGTAAGGTCGGTGGGCCTTTCCGGAGTTACCAGGAAGGTGGTGCTGGAGAAGTAGCTGCGGTTGCTGATCTCGTTGCCGTTCACGACGTTTTCGTACGGCTTCAGTGCCACCATACGGCCGCAGTCGATGAACTGGCTACCGTTCACCGAGCGGATGATGCCGCCTTCGGTGCCGGGTATGTAATTGCCCGAAGCGTCGGTGCGGTAAGCGCGTGCGCCCACTTCGGCATTGCGGATCAGCGCACCGTTGATCAGATCGAGCCTGCCCTGGTTGGTGCTCGGCACTTGGCTCAGGGCGGGGTCGCCCACCACATCCACCCCATGCCACGACTTTCCGCACATGTTGAGCAGCTTGCCGCCGTTGACGACCACCTTGCTGCCGGGTTCTATGGTGAGGCGTGTGCCTGGTGCGAAGTTGACGGTGTTGGTGACGGTAAGGACGGCGCCGTTGGTGACGCGGAGGTTGGTTGCCAAGTTCATGTGTTCGCCCCAGGTCGCAGACGCATCAACGACCAATTCTTTCGAGTTCGACATGGCCAGGTCGCTTT
Protein-coding sequences here:
- a CDS encoding right-handed parallel beta-helix repeat-containing protein; this encodes MTNWRAPGDPGAPDCPLGSPTRLWRSKNDPNTGELPPLYNGLGCNPNPAPRFEEVLGLPEPGFGERPVITGLDVDPNDPKHIVLTFSGYEDNFKIFESLDGGDQWSNLDPQNSLPNLPVNDVAFQHGTDGGVYIAMDAGVFFKDIYNDIGGPWDAFYADLPNARVTELDINYCVGKIRASTYGRGLWESDLAMSNSKELVVDASATWGEHMNLATNLRVTNGAVLTVTNTVNFAPGTRLTIEPGSKVVVNGGKLLNMCGKSWHGVDVVGDPALSQVPSTNQGRLDLINGALIRNAEVGARAYRTDASGNYIPGTEGGIIRSVNGSQFIDCGRMVALKPYENVVNGNEISNRSYFSSTTFLVTPERPTDLTYNIMVMLEDVSGVQFNNCTFQCEENLDHGVPGPTAIRAFDTRFTVTSSDFVHVASGIRASDASGINPCYIRGNTFSETDRGIALMGVNFAEVTGNTFNVTDGPGVWPFTDPLYPTPYGLYLFGCEGFEVEENSFSGVNPEGNVGIATRNIDIGANQFYRNTFDGVLVGSLLQRDNRDENILNGLQFLCNTYGGNAECEFDIAVTDQGEVAPFQGDIFQGQPAGNQFYPECTAADESDIYVENDAPSGFTYIHHVDDFCEPACSTPTFVTLFEVNSFFISGDDETSTCPSDRSIEHDPVAQAQKFALIKQQYIALKALYDGEVNAGNTQYLLDLISHSSTTSFDLRTQLLAASPALSDDVMIAAIEREPAMNDLHISQVLLANDPLTPDVQIALERSDVSAYYQNLVLAQQNGGLSNKSMLEAELSGYRLALEGPRYDAIRLYLERDTVGNPLDSVWHVVGAPDLPGNANSRVAILLAQKDWAAADAMLQDPEPELTADEVTVWEAVRDVAQNPGDAAQTVAAQSGTLETIAAGNGRAAMMARSLLGQYLGSMFEEPIILPGNRSPRRLNGQEGSSADGMLDAFPNPASDLLRITALSGTPEAAGRLVIYDAQGRVVVERPLQPGLQLFELSVQDWSQGTYRVVLWDAQGKAKSTTVAISR
- a CDS encoding T9SS type A sorting domain-containing protein, which translates into the protein MRNLLLACVASVAQPLAAQHFNVRNDFGAHEQSEIGWSLERADTGFVVFQFASNGVSIKLRIGLTLFDTAGALLGERSFGNDSASYNNGWMNSSDRTLGGGYVFCGALDSAQAIHDVVWRFSAARDSLWTARIYTDSAWQSIGYAAHALNDGSILAVGEVVPPGQLSQFFLAKLDAAGNVLWSQEYGGAAHDRCRNIAVAADGSIYLGGETFGSPGPDRDDYVIKTDPQGNVLWSDARGSANDDGSAQVAATLDNGVVYATTYTEYMLGASEYTRHCIRRLDANGQLLWDRKYGPIRFINQLAGIKALPDSGFIACGTIMGLNYPHGTLLRIAANGDSIWQREYTHPSTDSLFIDWHELRDVIPADDGGFVACGVVFDGEQDLWVIRVDSFGCLVPGCQLWDNVAEMEEPFHVLLYPNPVNDRLFISFRAKAAPTGLFSILDNSGAVVRTFAPQSSAMEIDLDVRDLANGMYVLLYQDKDSAWSSRFIKQ